The following proteins come from a genomic window of Nicotiana tomentosiformis chromosome 12, ASM39032v3, whole genome shotgun sequence:
- the LOC104099156 gene encoding uncharacterized protein isoform X1 gives MKNLTAFYQVAGGKKKRRIYGLGSQAKYFYGPNLRASSRSSDASSSSAPPNAQSAPMANLDELVMRLIPALTDHMVPVLTDHMLPVLAQQVRGLIASPSHVQDNHTDHPSARAPPVPPPPTNINEVHASLSDDDLHSPVSQ, from the exons ATGAAGAACTTAACAG CATTTTATCAAGTCGCGGGagggaaaaagaagagaagaatatATGGTCTTGGATCTCAAGCAAAATATTTCTATGGGCCGAATCTTCGTGCCTCTTCTAGATCATCTGATGCTTCTTCATCATCAGCACCTCCGAATGCTCAGTCAGCTCCGATGGCGAATTTGGATGAGTTAGTGATGCGATTGATTCCTGCATTGACTGATCATATGGTTCCTGTACTGACTGATCACATGCTTCCTGTGTTGGCTCAGCAAGTAAGAGGATTGATAGCTTCACCATCACATGTGCAAGATAATCATACCGATCACCCATCAGCTAGGGCACCTCCAGTTCCTCCTCCTCCTACTAATATTAACGAGGTTCATGCATCGCTTTCTGATGATGACCTCCACTCTCCAGTATCTCAGTAG
- the LOC104099156 gene encoding uncharacterized protein isoform X2, with amino-acid sequence MKNLTVAGGKKKRRIYGLGSQAKYFYGPNLRASSRSSDASSSSAPPNAQSAPMANLDELVMRLIPALTDHMVPVLTDHMLPVLAQQVRGLIASPSHVQDNHTDHPSARAPPVPPPPTNINEVHASLSDDDLHSPVSQ; translated from the exons ATGAAGAACTTAACAG TCGCGGGagggaaaaagaagagaagaatatATGGTCTTGGATCTCAAGCAAAATATTTCTATGGGCCGAATCTTCGTGCCTCTTCTAGATCATCTGATGCTTCTTCATCATCAGCACCTCCGAATGCTCAGTCAGCTCCGATGGCGAATTTGGATGAGTTAGTGATGCGATTGATTCCTGCATTGACTGATCATATGGTTCCTGTACTGACTGATCACATGCTTCCTGTGTTGGCTCAGCAAGTAAGAGGATTGATAGCTTCACCATCACATGTGCAAGATAATCATACCGATCACCCATCAGCTAGGGCACCTCCAGTTCCTCCTCCTCCTACTAATATTAACGAGGTTCATGCATCGCTTTCTGATGATGACCTCCACTCTCCAGTATCTCAGTAG